From Monomorium pharaonis isolate MP-MQ-018 unplaced genomic scaffold, ASM1337386v2 scaffold_597, whole genome shotgun sequence, the proteins below share one genomic window:
- the LOC118648685 gene encoding LOW QUALITY PROTEIN: carboxy-terminal domain RNA polymerase II polypeptide A small phosphatase 1-like (The sequence of the model RefSeq protein was modified relative to this genomic sequence to represent the inferred CDS: inserted 2 bases in 1 codon): protein MDASSIITQVSRDDELGAFNSEKAQLPRENEAANNTTSSGKKPRGRGLLRSLLCCFGRGRGGSSKSSKASSLQGDGRGSPPPGTGSPRFLLPPVRHQDMHKKCMVIDLDETLVHSSFKPINNADFVVPVEIDGTVHQVYVLKRPYVDEFLQRMGELYECVLFTASLAKYADPVADLLDRWGVFRARLFRESCVFHRGNYVKDLNKLGRDLQQIIIVDXSPASYIFHPDNAVPVASWFDDMTDSELLDLIPFFEKLSNVENIYTVLCNSNHPYNQIPAHAVQSNQSLPTSISMAAS from the exons CCCAATTACCTCGAGAAAATGAAGCAGCCAATAATACTACGTCGAGTGGCAAGAAGCCGAGGGGACGTGGGCTCTTGCGCTCACTGCTCTGCTGTTTTGGAAGAGGTCGAGGTGGTAGTTCAAAGAGCTCTAAGGCTAGTTCTTTGCAAGGTGATGGCCGTGGCTCACCACCACCTGGCACCGGATCACCGAGGTTTCTTCTACCACCAGTCAGACATCAAGACATGCACAAAAAGTGTATGGTAATCGACTTGGACGAGACTTTGGTGCATAGTTCTTTCAAACCGATCAACAATGCAGACTTTGTTGTTCCTGTAGAGATTGATGGAACGGTACATCAAGTGTACGTCTTAAAGAGGCCTTATGTAGACGAATTTTTGCAAAGAATGGGTGAATTATATGAATGTGTACTATTCACTGCAAGCTTGGCTAAg TATGCAGACCCAGTGGCGGATCTATTAGATCGATGGGGTGTATTCAGAGCAAGGTTATTCAGAGAATCCTGTGTGTTTCATAGAGGAAACTATGTTAAGGATTTGAACAAATTAGGTCGGGATTtgcaacaaattattattgtaga tAGTCCTGCCAGTTACATTTTCCATCCAGATAACGCA GTTCCAGTGGCATCCTGGTTTGATGACATGACGGACTCCGAGCTCCTGGATCTAATCCCCTTCTTCGAAAAGCTCAGCAATGTGGAAAATATCTACACGGTACTGTGTAATAGCAATCATCCTTACAATCAGATACCTGCGCACGCGGTGCAGAGCAATCAGAGTCTGCCGACATCAATTTCAATGGCTGCTTCCTAG